In one Lycorma delicatula isolate Av1 chromosome 5, ASM4794821v1, whole genome shotgun sequence genomic region, the following are encoded:
- the RhoGAP54D gene encoding rho GTPase activating protein at 54D isoform X1, translated as MELGTILEGSDWKLAKKLRREDPEQFYTLVRMHLSFVLDLTTEDCECPVEKDKLRQLLKWGLAAFMKKTRTVVKNGSEGQPLTKQGITQVYQLVEFLSKDDNVVQEGIFRRSGKLTRQQELKSLLNQGIPLRLENGQFSVHDCASVFKSFLANLPEPLLTEAYYPAYCQIAELCVSEKSSDGRLLRALQLLLLLLPEENWLLLKDVIMMLHLTASYEGQNKMTAENLATLFTPHLLCPRKLSPEALHTNAQMLSHVVTFMIRSGLDLFQVPPTLATDIYAYWERKKLSSQAEGCESSAANTVFTFVDRERTAQENTTNPTEAALAQLYAYIQSLPESNKKRRLVKQFNKENGHGTPRHTSSRTCSFGDSIKKRIFNKSSKSSKPLIENNLIKSGRSSSEELLDSPEYKKSVTPEVRLKLYKSSEDADSSIDVSESSGNKLKQYSDEIEKEILINNSNKKFAKACESSRGTDTPIPISSNPCTPYSSCSDHPACINAISSPTVISTLVDCVVGSTPESKPTFFTPTPVSLKHRHWSISRTNCSTPNTKQWANSMLLTSTPACNNCLLSSSPMIASADDMSPITRSTQRMTKAMQETMMTPRSRKPVVALSGSNICHLANMTWGVKDSSWPSSEQKNDILKPQISFDEDSLTSPFRDYLLSRSILTTSPVDLSFSSRTGDFDPSSFSDDLLPSPLNESLLQCMDGNCVGSSSDSDSISSRKRDASALNDEFLSKRERSSTTSGHSTESSKEAVFETSL; from the exons ATGGAACTAGGTACAATTTTGGAGGGCAGTGACTGGAAATTGGCAAAAAAACTAAGACGTGAAGATCCAGAACAGTTCTACACATTAGTTCGAATGCATTTATCGTTTGTTTTAGATCTTACAACTGAAGA ttGTGAATGTCCAgttgaaaaagataaattacgGCAATTATTGAAATGGGGATTAGCTGCTTTTATGAAGAAGACGCGAACTGTAGTGAAAAATGGATCAGAAGGTCAGCCTCTTACAAAACAAGGCATTACTCAAGTATATCAACTCGTAGAATTTCTCAGTAAAGACGACA ATGTTGTACAGGAAGGAATATTTCGTAGAAGTGGAAAATTAACACGACAACAAGAATTGAAGTCGCTACTGAATCAGGGTATTCCGCTGAGATTAGAGAATGGACAATTTTCAGTACATGACTGTGCAtctgtatttaaaagttttttagccAACTTGCCTGAGCCACTTTTGACTGAAGCATATTATCCTGCTTACTGCCAAATTGCcg aattatgtgtTTCTGAAAAATCATCTGATGGCCGTCTTTTAAGAGCattacaattattacttttattattgccAGAAGAAAATTGgttattattaaaagatgtaaTAATGATGCTTCATTTAACAGCTAGTTATGAAGGACAAAATAAAATGACGGCTGAAAATCTGGCTACTTTATTTACACCACATCTTTTGTGCCCACGAAAG ttgaGTCCAGAAGCTTTGCATACTAATGCTCAGATGCTCTCACATGTTGTTACATTTATGATACGATCTGGTTTAGATTTATTTCAAGTTCCACCAACTCTTGCAACAGATATCTATGCTTACTGGGAAAGAAAAAAACTATCCTCCCAAGCAGAa ggGTGTGAGAGCAGTGCAGCAAATACTGTTTTTACTTTTGTTGATCGTGAACGTACAGCTCAAGAAAATACTACAAACCCAACAGAAGCAGCCTTGGCTCAGTTATATGCTTATATACAATCTTTGCCTGAATCTAACAAAAAGCGTCGTCTTGTAAAgcagtttaataaagaaaatggacATGGTACACCAAGACATACTTCTTCCCGCACTTGTAGTTTTGGTGATTCAATTAag AAACGTATCtttaataaaagttcaaaaagTTCCAAACctttaatagaaaataacttaattaaaagtgGGAGATCTTCTAGTGAAGAATTGCTTGAT AGCCCTGAATATAAGAAGAGTGTAACACCTGAAGTAAGattgaaattatacaaaagtTCGGAAGATGCAGACAGCTCAATCGATGTTAGTGAGTCATCCGGCAATAAGTTGAAACAATATTCAgatgaaatagaaaaagaaattctgattaataattcaaacaaaaaatttgctaAAGCATGTGAATCCAGCAGAGGTACTGATACTCCGATACCTATTTCTTCCAATCCTTGTACTCCTTATTCTTCTTGTTCTGATCACCCAGCATGTATAAATGCGATATCATCTCCAACAGTTATTTCAACACTTGTAGATTGTGTTGTTGGTTCAACACCAGAAAGCAAACCAACATTTTTTACTCCTACTCCTGTCAGTTTAAAACATCGTCATTGGTCTATAAGTAGAACAAATTGTTCTACTCCTAACACTAAACAGTGGGCTAATAGCATGCTGCTAACGAGTACTCCAGCTTGCAATAATTGCCTTCTTTCTTCCTCACCTATGATTGCCTCCGCTGATGACATGTCACCTATCACTCGTTCAACGCAGAGAATGACTAAAGCAATGCAG GAAACTATGATGACACCACGTAGTCGCAAACCTGTAGTTGCATTATCTGGATCAAATATCTGTCACTTAGCAAATATGACATGGGGTGTGAAAGATTCATCATGGCCAAGTAGCGAacagaaaaatgatattttaaaaccaCAGATAAGTTTTGATGAAGATTCTCTGACTAGTCCATTTAGAGATTATCTTCTTAGTCGTAGTATATTGACTACTAGTCCAGTCGACCTAAGTTTTTCAAGTCGTACCGGTGATTTTGATCCTTCATCATTTTCTGATGACCTGTTACCATCGCCTTTAAACGAATCTCTTTTACAGTGTATGGATGGTAATTGTGTCGGTTCTTCTTCTGATAGCGATAGTATTAGTTCTCGAAAACGTGATGCAAGTGCTTTGAATGATGAATTCTTATCTAAACGAGAACGATCATCGACGACTAGTGGACATAGCACAGAAAGTTCAAAAGAAGCTGTTTTTGAAACTTCTTTATAG
- the RhoGAP54D gene encoding rho GTPase activating protein at 54D isoform X2 has protein sequence MELGTILEGSDWKLAKKLRREDPEQFYTLVRMHLSFVLDLTTEDCECPVEKDKLRQLLKWGLAAFMKKTRTVVKNGSEGQPLTKQGITQVYQLVEFLSKDDNVVQEGIFRRSGKLTRQQELKSLLNQGIPLRLENGQFSVHDCASVFKSFLANLPEPLLTEAYYPAYCQIAELCVSEKSSDGRLLRALQLLLLLLPEENWLLLKDVIMMLHLTASYEGQNKMTAENLATLFTPHLLCPRKLSPEALHTNAQMLSHVVTFMIRSGLDLFQVPPTLATDIYAYWERKKLSSQAEGCESSAANTVFTFVDRERTAQENTTNPTEAALAQLYAYIQSLPESNKKRRLVKQFNKENGHGTPRHTSSRTCSFGDSIKKRIFNKSSKSSKPLIENNLIKSGRSSSEELLDETMMTPRSRKPVVALSGSNICHLANMTWGVKDSSWPSSEQKNDILKPQISFDEDSLTSPFRDYLLSRSILTTSPVDLSFSSRTGDFDPSSFSDDLLPSPLNESLLQCMDGNCVGSSSDSDSISSRKRDASALNDEFLSKRERSSTTSGHSTESSKEAVFETSL, from the exons ATGGAACTAGGTACAATTTTGGAGGGCAGTGACTGGAAATTGGCAAAAAAACTAAGACGTGAAGATCCAGAACAGTTCTACACATTAGTTCGAATGCATTTATCGTTTGTTTTAGATCTTACAACTGAAGA ttGTGAATGTCCAgttgaaaaagataaattacgGCAATTATTGAAATGGGGATTAGCTGCTTTTATGAAGAAGACGCGAACTGTAGTGAAAAATGGATCAGAAGGTCAGCCTCTTACAAAACAAGGCATTACTCAAGTATATCAACTCGTAGAATTTCTCAGTAAAGACGACA ATGTTGTACAGGAAGGAATATTTCGTAGAAGTGGAAAATTAACACGACAACAAGAATTGAAGTCGCTACTGAATCAGGGTATTCCGCTGAGATTAGAGAATGGACAATTTTCAGTACATGACTGTGCAtctgtatttaaaagttttttagccAACTTGCCTGAGCCACTTTTGACTGAAGCATATTATCCTGCTTACTGCCAAATTGCcg aattatgtgtTTCTGAAAAATCATCTGATGGCCGTCTTTTAAGAGCattacaattattacttttattattgccAGAAGAAAATTGgttattattaaaagatgtaaTAATGATGCTTCATTTAACAGCTAGTTATGAAGGACAAAATAAAATGACGGCTGAAAATCTGGCTACTTTATTTACACCACATCTTTTGTGCCCACGAAAG ttgaGTCCAGAAGCTTTGCATACTAATGCTCAGATGCTCTCACATGTTGTTACATTTATGATACGATCTGGTTTAGATTTATTTCAAGTTCCACCAACTCTTGCAACAGATATCTATGCTTACTGGGAAAGAAAAAAACTATCCTCCCAAGCAGAa ggGTGTGAGAGCAGTGCAGCAAATACTGTTTTTACTTTTGTTGATCGTGAACGTACAGCTCAAGAAAATACTACAAACCCAACAGAAGCAGCCTTGGCTCAGTTATATGCTTATATACAATCTTTGCCTGAATCTAACAAAAAGCGTCGTCTTGTAAAgcagtttaataaagaaaatggacATGGTACACCAAGACATACTTCTTCCCGCACTTGTAGTTTTGGTGATTCAATTAag AAACGTATCtttaataaaagttcaaaaagTTCCAAACctttaatagaaaataacttaattaaaagtgGGAGATCTTCTAGTGAAGAATTGCTTGAT GAAACTATGATGACACCACGTAGTCGCAAACCTGTAGTTGCATTATCTGGATCAAATATCTGTCACTTAGCAAATATGACATGGGGTGTGAAAGATTCATCATGGCCAAGTAGCGAacagaaaaatgatattttaaaaccaCAGATAAGTTTTGATGAAGATTCTCTGACTAGTCCATTTAGAGATTATCTTCTTAGTCGTAGTATATTGACTACTAGTCCAGTCGACCTAAGTTTTTCAAGTCGTACCGGTGATTTTGATCCTTCATCATTTTCTGATGACCTGTTACCATCGCCTTTAAACGAATCTCTTTTACAGTGTATGGATGGTAATTGTGTCGGTTCTTCTTCTGATAGCGATAGTATTAGTTCTCGAAAACGTGATGCAAGTGCTTTGAATGATGAATTCTTATCTAAACGAGAACGATCATCGACGACTAGTGGACATAGCACAGAAAGTTCAAAAGAAGCTGTTTTTGAAACTTCTTTATAG